The following coding sequences are from one Candidatus Nitrosopumilus sp. SW window:
- a CDS encoding pyridoxal-phosphate dependent enzyme, with translation MSENQNYDPALLQKFEEEVWNKIPHKEGDKIVNATPLVDLTQDLKECAKSVYKLNLDDKDFKIYGKFDSELLSGSIKVRAASHIIHEAIKSGKCNGKRIVIEATSGNFGIALGLLSKLGVTVVALVSRKLQEGVFKELRNENIKIMDLDMDICPAPGMENKADEMAAKATAANIRSQLTEMGFDPQVFDKNLEEIEALLAKQDIINLARFLAEIYNMFCPKQYDNELNIDIHNTVTAPEIDQQLHENGDSLEDYALFCSFGTGGTSGGLSKYMSEKYNKKAVHVVFPPLGQDVAGIRTKSKAEGLTLYNPEAYTEHEIDFENVKFLLKFMVDKGHDIGESSALELYAALEMAYKGEIKKAVVMIADGIEKYRKNFEQISQDKPPMKISVEDAAAVADEYDNIIWVHTQYTPKEEGIEIIAKSLGVDKSKITVPKASTINNLLSTQQVPEELSKELEGSKGKSLLVCMAGNTSLMTAQVLASKGIVTQSLNGGITNLPEGRGKNPGEYIQVARE, from the coding sequence TTGTCAGAAAATCAAAATTACGATCCTGCACTGTTGCAAAAATTTGAAGAAGAAGTATGGAATAAAATTCCACACAAAGAAGGAGACAAGATTGTAAATGCAACACCGCTAGTAGACCTAACACAAGATTTGAAAGAGTGTGCCAAAAGTGTCTACAAACTAAATCTAGATGACAAAGATTTCAAAATTTATGGAAAGTTTGATTCAGAGTTACTTAGTGGCTCCATCAAGGTAAGAGCAGCATCACACATAATTCATGAGGCAATCAAGTCTGGCAAATGCAACGGCAAACGCATTGTCATCGAAGCAACGTCAGGCAATTTTGGAATTGCATTAGGTCTCTTATCAAAACTGGGAGTAACTGTAGTTGCACTTGTTTCAAGAAAATTACAAGAAGGCGTATTCAAAGAATTAAGAAATGAAAATATCAAGATTATGGATTTAGACATGGACATTTGTCCAGCTCCGGGAATGGAGAACAAAGCAGATGAAATGGCCGCAAAGGCAACAGCTGCAAACATTCGCTCACAATTAACAGAGATGGGATTTGATCCTCAAGTGTTTGACAAGAATCTTGAAGAAATAGAAGCACTGCTAGCAAAACAAGACATCATTAATTTGGCAAGATTCCTTGCAGAGATTTACAATATGTTTTGTCCAAAACAATATGATAATGAATTAAACATCGATATTCACAATACAGTCACTGCACCTGAAATTGATCAGCAATTGCACGAAAATGGCGATTCATTAGAAGATTATGCATTATTTTGTTCATTTGGGACAGGAGGCACGTCAGGTGGTCTGAGCAAATACATGTCTGAGAAATACAACAAAAAAGCAGTTCATGTTGTTTTCCCACCATTAGGCCAAGATGTTGCAGGAATTAGAACAAAATCCAAGGCTGAAGGCTTGACATTGTACAATCCTGAAGCATATACAGAGCATGAGATTGATTTTGAGAATGTAAAATTCCTTCTCAAGTTTATGGTAGACAAAGGACACGACATTGGTGAAAGCAGTGCATTAGAGCTTTATGCAGCACTAGAGATGGCATACAAGGGAGAAATCAAAAAAGCAGTAGTCATGATTGCTGATGGAATTGAAAAATACAGAAAGAACTTTGAACAAATCTCTCAAGATAAACCTCCAATGAAAATATCAGTAGAAGATGCAGCTGCTGTTGCAGACGAGTACGACAATATCATTTGGGTGCACACACAATACACACCTAAAGAAGAAGGAATTGAAATCATTGCAAAATCATTAGGCGTTGACAAATCAAAAATTACTGTACCAAAAGCATCTACCATTAACAATCTATTATCAACACAACAAGTTCCTGAAGAACTTAGCAAAGAGCTAGAAGGTTCCAAAGGCAAATCACTACTAGTCTGTATGGCAGGAAATACATCACTTATGACTGCACAAGTTTTGGCTAGCAAAGGAATAGTTACTCAAAGTTTGAATGGAGGAATAACAAATTTGCCTGAAGGAAGAGGCAAAAATCCTGGAGAATACATTCAGGTAGCTAGAGAATAA
- a CDS encoding vWA domain-containing protein — MQSVKLQNESLVEIATFLVRRWSERDNIIVEISDKVETKTRLKENKVILTPLEKRIGSDFQKYRQFRTSLWYEAMRIKFCKKILSNDHAFGFILNTMETRRIEELGRKIWRGMDNEIIFNYAYMLVSRPQLHTIYGKARLVEAFYQYFMFGAIKGEVQSSHFERIRKADAFAKKMVTKAIEENHDTEWLEKNVSEIIKILEIDSLLTIPVSLPFMKAGMPLSEEELLRVLKIVSKNKEDDFGDVDPAAILKGDNVIDEYNVLLDEDKKTENKGLMPEAIGIQIPSTRNVDETTIYDMSLINGLKTKFKEWKTGWKEQHLSSGDEFDEENYIEGNKPFLTDIKKSIKTKIVILLDHSSSISSDAIEYKKATLALCEVLAYLKVKFAVYAFSTENRSVVCWSIKPDNMKWNNVTAKRLAQIVANGSTPLAEVYDKMFPILQSKRPDIFLTLTDGEPSDPDAVRNMTKSLKGLGISMAALGLGPNTVRATTIANNLRHLGYEKTMAVSRLRDIPNKVIKILDI; from the coding sequence ATGCAATCAGTCAAACTTCAAAACGAATCACTAGTAGAGATTGCCACATTTCTTGTTAGAAGATGGTCTGAAAGAGACAACATAATTGTAGAGATTTCAGATAAGGTTGAGACAAAAACAAGACTAAAAGAAAACAAGGTAATCTTAACGCCATTAGAAAAAAGAATCGGGAGTGATTTTCAAAAGTACAGACAATTCAGAACTTCATTATGGTATGAGGCAATGAGAATAAAGTTTTGCAAGAAAATACTCAGCAATGATCACGCATTTGGTTTTATTCTAAACACAATGGAAACAAGACGTATCGAAGAGTTAGGCAGAAAGATTTGGAGAGGAATGGATAACGAGATTATCTTCAATTATGCCTACATGCTTGTTTCAAGGCCCCAGTTGCACACAATTTATGGAAAAGCAAGGCTAGTTGAGGCGTTTTATCAGTACTTTATGTTTGGCGCAATAAAAGGAGAAGTTCAATCAAGCCACTTTGAGAGAATAAGAAAAGCAGATGCGTTTGCCAAAAAAATGGTAACCAAAGCAATAGAAGAAAACCACGATACAGAATGGCTTGAAAAAAACGTCAGTGAAATTATCAAGATTTTAGAAATTGATTCTCTTCTAACAATTCCAGTATCACTGCCATTTATGAAAGCAGGAATGCCATTGTCTGAAGAAGAACTCCTAAGAGTTTTGAAGATAGTTTCTAAAAACAAGGAAGACGACTTTGGTGATGTAGATCCTGCTGCAATATTGAAAGGAGACAATGTAATTGATGAGTACAATGTTTTGTTAGATGAGGACAAAAAGACAGAAAACAAGGGACTGATGCCTGAAGCCATAGGAATTCAGATACCATCAACACGAAATGTGGATGAAACAACAATCTATGACATGAGTTTGATAAACGGATTAAAAACAAAATTCAAAGAATGGAAAACAGGTTGGAAAGAACAACATCTAAGTTCAGGTGATGAATTTGATGAGGAAAACTACATTGAAGGAAACAAGCCATTTCTTACAGACATAAAAAAATCAATCAAAACCAAAATTGTCATTCTGTTAGATCATTCATCTAGTATTTCTTCAGATGCAATTGAATACAAAAAAGCAACACTTGCTCTTTGTGAAGTATTAGCATATCTCAAAGTAAAATTTGCAGTCTATGCATTTAGTACAGAGAACAGATCAGTAGTATGCTGGTCTATCAAACCAGACAACATGAAATGGAATAATGTCACTGCAAAGAGATTAGCTCAAATCGTAGCTAATGGCTCAACTCCCCTAGCAGAAGTATATGATAAGATGTTTCCAATTTTACAATCAAAGAGACCTGATATTTTCTTGACATTAACTGACGGGGAACCATCAGATCCTGATGCAGTCAGAAACATGACAAAGTCATTGAAAGGATTGGGAATTAGTATGGCAGCCTTGGGTCTTGGGCCAAATACAGTTAGAGCAACAACTATTGCAAACAATCTAAGACATTTAGGATATGAAAAAACTATGGCAGTAAGCCGTCTTAGAGATATCCCAAACAAGGTCATCAAGATTTTAGATATCTAA
- a CDS encoding MoxR family ATPase, producing the protein MEEVQYLDWNNSIQTLNKAYDAGLFVLIIGPKGTGKTSLVRDFAKSKGINLESINFSLRTRESHLVGTKTLTDGTVSFEEGVLIKSMREGSMLYLDEINSAEADVLLRLDEALDDRRQIALKEATGEVVKAKDDWFVIATINPLTHSGTKELPPQLLSRFPVRIRLEYPPEEVELEIVKKHVSGEHESEIVQAIKLANTLRQAAAVEELFYSPSLRETIAFAKLLDGGMAAKEAANFVFGNVYTQWGDIEYQKVSDIITSMFGN; encoded by the coding sequence TTGGAAGAAGTTCAGTATCTAGATTGGAATAATTCAATTCAAACTCTCAACAAGGCATATGATGCAGGACTTTTTGTGCTAATCATAGGACCAAAGGGCACAGGTAAGACATCACTAGTAAGAGATTTTGCAAAGAGCAAAGGAATCAACCTTGAATCAATCAACTTTAGTCTCAGAACAAGAGAGAGCCATCTAGTTGGAACCAAAACACTCACTGATGGAACTGTGAGTTTTGAAGAAGGAGTTTTGATAAAGTCAATGAGAGAAGGAAGTATGCTGTACCTTGATGAGATCAATTCTGCTGAAGCAGATGTTTTGCTCAGACTAGATGAAGCACTAGATGACAGAAGACAAATTGCATTAAAAGAAGCAACTGGCGAAGTAGTCAAAGCAAAAGATGACTGGTTTGTCATTGCAACAATTAACCCATTAACTCACAGTGGAACAAAGGAATTACCTCCACAATTATTAAGCAGATTCCCAGTTCGAATCAGATTAGAGTATCCTCCTGAAGAAGTAGAGTTGGAGATTGTAAAAAAACACGTATCTGGAGAACACGAGTCAGAGATAGTTCAGGCAATCAAACTAGCAAATACACTAAGACAAGCAGCAGCAGTTGAAGAGTTGTTTTATTCGCCAAGTCTAAGGGAGACAATTGCTTTTGCAAAATTGTTAGATGGAGGAATGGCTGCAAAGGAAGCTGCCAATTTTGTTTTTGGAAATGTGTACACACAATGGGGAGACATAGAGTATCAAAAAGTAAGTGACATCATTACCTCAATGTTTGGAAACTAA
- a CDS encoding NAD(P)/FAD-dependent oxidoreductase — protein sequence MADYDVIVAGGGLAGTITAQAISHYTNQNAKILVVDRNSASLPGRKSLSGWVCGDACSKEAVDYMSERIKVQWTRPEIEHDVKGVMAFSPDKETAIPFDGAGYMLNRQKLPEIQNERCKKMGIEFEFEKNLSGLIYEGQQVVGVQGTDSKTNEPFKKTAKIVIDATGVASMLRSGLKNSTKVEKRIDRRDLESTGRYIMYFEPGQKDLTEFDPDYCIIHLDQDIAPGGYGWVFPKAENKVNIGLGVEKSLLERRNKRLGKKDNVESLMKEYLNRNTVIKNPKLSQDPEDINNNSGIFQVSVRRQNDCMVSAGYMMVGDSAWMPKPIDAGGIGPALIAGTILGNNVAQALEANDFSEASLWQYNLDFIKEYGYKTAGLELFRRLVQQMTNEQISYGMKHFLGNMDVESISKGEHPDFSGLGKIGMIIRGAMNKTVADGLRYTSKENQWLVEHYEKYPKDPSGFDEWNKTLHQRLDASFAKVEAFGK from the coding sequence GTGGCAGATTACGATGTTATAGTCGCAGGTGGAGGCCTTGCAGGTACAATTACAGCTCAAGCTATTTCTCATTATACAAATCAGAACGCAAAGATTCTAGTCGTTGACAGAAACTCTGCATCATTACCAGGTAGAAAGTCATTGTCTGGCTGGGTCTGTGGAGATGCATGCTCTAAAGAAGCAGTTGACTATATGTCAGAGAGAATCAAGGTTCAATGGACCAGACCAGAAATCGAACATGATGTAAAAGGTGTAATGGCATTTTCTCCAGATAAAGAAACTGCAATTCCATTTGATGGTGCAGGATACATGTTGAATCGTCAAAAGTTACCAGAGATTCAAAATGAAAGATGTAAAAAAATGGGAATCGAGTTTGAGTTTGAAAAAAATCTTTCAGGTCTAATTTACGAAGGTCAGCAAGTTGTAGGAGTTCAGGGAACAGACAGCAAGACAAATGAGCCATTTAAGAAGACAGCAAAAATTGTCATTGATGCTACAGGTGTCGCATCCATGCTTAGAAGCGGACTGAAGAACTCTACCAAAGTAGAAAAGAGAATCGACAGACGAGACTTGGAATCAACTGGCAGATACATTATGTATTTTGAACCAGGACAAAAAGATCTAACAGAGTTTGATCCAGATTATTGTATTATTCATTTAGACCAAGACATTGCTCCAGGCGGATACGGATGGGTATTTCCTAAAGCAGAAAACAAAGTAAACATCGGTCTAGGTGTTGAAAAATCACTTTTAGAAAGAAGAAACAAACGATTAGGCAAAAAAGACAATGTTGAATCTTTGATGAAAGAATACTTGAACAGAAACACTGTAATTAAAAATCCAAAACTTTCACAAGACCCTGAAGACATTAACAACAATTCAGGAATTTTCCAAGTTTCAGTTAGAAGACAAAACGATTGTATGGTTTCTGCCGGATACATGATGGTTGGAGATTCTGCATGGATGCCAAAACCAATTGATGCAGGAGGAATCGGTCCAGCATTGATTGCAGGAACAATTCTAGGAAACAATGTTGCACAAGCACTTGAAGCAAATGACTTTTCAGAAGCAAGTCTATGGCAATACAATTTAGATTTCATTAAAGAGTATGGTTACAAGACTGCAGGTCTAGAATTGTTTAGAAGACTAGTTCAACAAATGACAAACGAGCAAATCAGTTATGGTATGAAACACTTTTTGGGAAACATGGATGTTGAATCCATCAGTAAAGGTGAACACCCAGACTTTTCAGGATTAGGAAAGATTGGAATGATTATCAGAGGTGCAATGAACAAGACAGTTGCAGACGGATTAAGATACACATCAAAAGAAAACCAATGGCTAGTAGAGCATTATGAAAAATATCCAAAAGACCCATCTGGTTTTGATGAATGGAACAAAACACTCCATCAAAGACTCGATGCATCTTTTGCAAAAGTAGAAGCATTTGGAAAATAG
- a CDS encoding RNA-binding domain-containing protein, producing the protein MNDKIEITIDAIVHATEDISKIFQSFEILELKEEDFTVNETTGHYDNPILLLYAKIVKKQALNFLKKLVELLPPEQVEELIDEIEERTVDSRFHMRLDKQELVKGNVTLSEKDTIKLKIHTPVYNKKDTIKTFTEIFQIAN; encoded by the coding sequence ATGAATGATAAGATAGAGATTACAATTGATGCCATAGTTCATGCAACTGAAGACATTTCAAAAATTTTCCAATCCTTTGAGATACTAGAACTAAAGGAAGAGGATTTTACAGTTAATGAAACTACAGGTCACTATGATAATCCGATTCTTTTACTTTATGCAAAAATTGTCAAAAAACAGGCTCTAAATTTTCTAAAAAAACTAGTAGAGTTGCTGCCACCAGAGCAGGTTGAGGAGTTAATCGACGAGATTGAAGAGAGGACAGTTGATTCAAGATTTCACATGAGATTAGACAAACAGGAATTAGTAAAAGGCAATGTCACACTAAGTGAAAAAGACACGATCAAATTAAAAATCCACACACCAGTATACAACAAAAAAGATACCATCAAAACATTTACAGAAATTTTTCAAATTGCCAACTAG
- a CDS encoding 30S ribosomal protein S3ae: MARRKGRVKDKWREKRWITVNAPDSFNNVPIGYVPITDDENASGRVLEVTLYDILKGDPSQHQYKIYFQVDKVDGDKASTIFKRYEYSKEFLRSLVRRGSSKINFIIDVKTKDGYIFRIKVIALTHRQLNTSRKHALRLIARDVINKQVPEMTIEQFVQATCYSKINSDIMAAFKKVIRVRHVGLEKVKLIRTAEKETVLLEA; the protein is encoded by the coding sequence TTGGCACGTAGAAAAGGTAGAGTAAAGGACAAGTGGCGAGAAAAACGCTGGATTACTGTAAATGCTCCAGATTCATTTAACAACGTACCAATTGGATATGTACCAATTACAGATGATGAAAATGCATCTGGCAGAGTTTTAGAGGTTACACTTTATGATATTCTAAAAGGAGATCCTTCACAACACCAATACAAGATCTATTTCCAAGTTGACAAAGTTGATGGAGACAAAGCATCAACAATCTTCAAGAGATATGAATATTCAAAAGAATTTTTGCGCAGTCTAGTAAGACGTGGTTCATCAAAAATTAATTTCATTATTGATGTCAAAACAAAAGATGGATACATCTTTAGAATCAAAGTAATTGCTTTGACCCACAGACAACTTAACACATCTAGAAAGCACGCACTTCGATTAATTGCAAGAGATGTAATTAACAAACAAGTTCCAGAAATGACAATTGAGCAATTTGTTCAAGCAACATGTTACAGTAAGATTAACTCAGACATTATGGCTGCATTCAAAAAAGTCATCAGAGTAAGACATGTAGGTCTTGAGAAAGTCAAACTCATCAGAACTGCTGAGAAAGAAACAGTTTTGCTTGAAGCATAA
- the serS gene encoding serine--tRNA ligase → MLDPKLLKEKPQIIRDMLKARAVDFDLDGLIESDQKRREFIIKTDEFKKRRNEIGNEISQKKKAGEDTSSILAEMKNVSAELAKLESEQESIENKYSKLALTIPNLVHESVPVGADETANKEMRKWGEIPQFDFKINDHIDISENLDLVDLERAAKVAGARFYYLKNDLVRLNQSLIHFALDFLTEKEYSLVQPPYMINRTSMEGAVIADDFEEVIYKVEEEDLYMIGTSEHAMAAMHSKEIIEGKDLPIRYAGVSPCFRKEAGAHGRDQKGIFRVHQFDKIEQFVFARPEDSWKEHEKMLAVAEEFYQKLEIPHRVMLLSTGDMGKISAKTYDIEAWMAGQNSYREIVSCSNCLDYQARRLKIRFRDKTNEDTQYLHTLNSTLVATTRVLVSIMENFQTKDGHIKIPQVLQSYMGNQKEI, encoded by the coding sequence ATGCTAGACCCCAAACTGCTCAAAGAAAAGCCACAGATTATCAGAGATATGCTCAAAGCAAGGGCAGTAGATTTTGACTTGGATGGATTAATCGAGTCTGACCAAAAGAGAAGGGAGTTCATCATCAAGACTGATGAATTCAAAAAAAGGAGAAACGAGATAGGCAATGAGATTTCTCAAAAGAAAAAGGCAGGAGAAGACACGTCATCAATTTTAGCAGAAATGAAAAACGTCTCAGCAGAACTTGCAAAATTAGAATCAGAGCAAGAAAGTATTGAAAACAAGTATTCCAAATTAGCATTAACAATACCAAACTTGGTTCACGAGTCAGTTCCAGTTGGAGCAGATGAAACTGCCAACAAAGAAATGAGAAAGTGGGGAGAGATTCCTCAGTTTGATTTTAAGATAAATGATCACATTGACATATCTGAGAATTTGGATCTAGTTGATTTAGAGAGGGCAGCCAAAGTCGCAGGGGCAAGATTCTATTATCTCAAAAATGATCTAGTAAGACTAAACCAATCACTAATTCATTTTGCATTAGATTTTCTAACAGAAAAAGAATATTCGCTTGTTCAGCCCCCATACATGATTAATCGCACATCAATGGAAGGTGCAGTGATTGCAGATGATTTTGAGGAGGTAATCTACAAAGTAGAAGAAGAAGACCTCTACATGATTGGAACATCAGAGCATGCAATGGCAGCAATGCACTCAAAAGAGATCATAGAAGGAAAAGATCTCCCCATAAGATATGCAGGAGTTAGTCCATGTTTTAGAAAAGAGGCAGGAGCACATGGACGTGATCAAAAAGGAATTTTCAGAGTACACCAGTTTGACAAGATTGAGCAGTTTGTTTTTGCAAGACCAGAAGATTCTTGGAAAGAGCATGAAAAGATGCTAGCAGTAGCTGAAGAATTTTATCAGAAATTAGAAATTCCGCACAGAGTCATGTTGTTGTCAACTGGAGACATGGGAAAGATTTCAGCCAAGACATATGATATTGAGGCATGGATGGCAGGACAAAATTCCTACAGAGAAATAGTATCATGCTCAAACTGTTTGGACTACCAAGCAAGAAGACTAAAGATCAGATTCAGGGACAAAACAAATGAAGACACGCAGTATCTGCACACGCTAAACAGCACACTAGTAGCTACTACCAGAGTATTGGTCTCAATTATGGAGAATTTCCAGACAAAAGACGGCCATATCAAAATCCCTCAGGTTTTACAGAGCTATATGGGAAACCAGAAAGAGATCTAG
- a CDS encoding KEOPS complex subunit Pcc1 — protein MSLTCQVQIALNNISKEKAETVKKALEPDNVDFPEGLSLNVENVDNKLVFNFESKKNMKQLIGTIDEVMDHIQVALKVIE, from the coding sequence ATGTCGTTAACGTGTCAAGTGCAGATAGCTCTCAATAACATTTCAAAAGAAAAGGCTGAAACTGTCAAAAAAGCACTAGAACCAGATAATGTAGATTTTCCAGAAGGGTTGAGTCTTAATGTTGAAAATGTTGATAACAAACTAGTTTTTAATTTTGAAAGTAAGAAGAACATGAAACAGTTAATCGGGACAATAGATGAAGTGATGGACCATATCCAGGTCGCACTAAAGGTGATTGAATAA
- a CDS encoding DHHA1 domain-containing protein, giving the protein MAKSLDESLSFFKDKVSDCIRSKKSIFVTTHIDCDGLTSGSIITKALIRAGANCTVRTSKEFSKNVVESFKTDSRDFHIVTDLGGGFAKNLNETLGDNWVVLDHHQISDEEMDNQNVINAWKYGIDGGLEICAGGMAYLASMALDEKNSDLSSIAVVSALGDRQDQGERKSFTGKNFEIANTAKELGLVEIDLDLLLVGRETRPLPDALAFTSQPFIEGLTWNRDACLSLLNSSGIELKDGGRWRVPAELDEEEKRQVIESITKFTAGKNATEIMSELIGYTYTFPREDKRSFLRDGREFSTMLNSCGRINRSGVGMAICMGDRNKILREGETILTDYRKMIREYMNILANERWRISESETCVMVNGEDIVPETMTGTISSLIAGSPKNSGKIVILRTKGEENTIKFSSRKSFGCTSDINLSELMRTGAEKFDGIGGGHNAAAGAKITKDKLDEFLNYLEVNVVNVSSADSSQ; this is encoded by the coding sequence ATGGCAAAATCACTTGATGAGTCACTTTCGTTTTTCAAAGATAAGGTTTCAGATTGTATAAGATCAAAAAAATCAATTTTTGTTACAACCCACATTGATTGTGATGGATTAACATCTGGAAGTATCATTACCAAAGCCCTAATCAGAGCAGGGGCAAATTGTACTGTTAGAACATCAAAAGAATTTAGTAAAAATGTCGTAGAATCTTTCAAAACAGATTCCAGAGATTTTCACATAGTTACTGATCTTGGAGGAGGTTTTGCAAAAAACCTCAACGAGACACTTGGAGATAATTGGGTTGTCTTGGATCATCACCAGATTTCAGATGAAGAGATGGACAATCAAAATGTCATCAATGCATGGAAATATGGAATTGATGGAGGACTGGAGATTTGTGCAGGTGGTATGGCATATCTTGCATCCATGGCACTAGATGAGAAAAATTCTGATTTGTCATCAATTGCAGTAGTCTCAGCACTAGGGGACAGACAAGACCAAGGAGAAAGAAAATCATTTACTGGAAAGAATTTTGAGATTGCAAATACTGCAAAAGAGTTAGGATTAGTTGAGATTGACTTGGACCTGTTATTGGTCGGAAGAGAGACAAGACCTCTCCCAGACGCTCTTGCATTTACATCACAGCCATTTATTGAAGGACTGACTTGGAATAGGGATGCTTGCCTTTCTTTGCTAAATTCATCTGGAATTGAGCTAAAAGACGGGGGCAGATGGAGAGTTCCAGCAGAACTAGACGAGGAAGAAAAGAGACAAGTCATCGAGTCAATCACCAAATTCACGGCAGGAAAAAATGCCACTGAAATTATGTCAGAATTAATTGGATACACATACACATTTCCAAGAGAAGACAAGAGAAGTTTCCTCAGAGACGGCAGAGAGTTTTCAACTATGCTAAACTCTTGTGGAAGAATTAACCGCTCTGGAGTCGGAATGGCAATCTGTATGGGAGATAGAAACAAGATCCTAAGAGAAGGAGAGACCATCTTGACTGATTATAGAAAGATGATCAGAGAATACATGAACATCCTAGCAAATGAGAGATGGAGGATTTCAGAAAGTGAGACATGTGTGATGGTAAATGGAGAAGACATTGTCCCTGAAACAATGACAGGAACTATCTCATCTCTAATTGCAGGGTCTCCAAAGAATTCAGGAAAAATTGTAATTTTGAGGACAAAGGGAGAAGAAAACACAATCAAGTTTTCATCAAGAAAATCATTTGGTTGCACATCAGATATCAACCTAAGCGAATTGATGAGAACAGGCGCTGAAAAATTTGATGGTATTGGAGGAGGTCACAATGCAGCAGCTGGCGCAAAAATAACTAAAGACAAATTAGATGAATTCCTCAATTATTTAGAAGTAAATGTCGTTAACGTGTCAAGTGCAGATAGCTCTCAATAA
- a CDS encoding 30S ribosomal protein S15, with the protein MGRMHTHRHGKSHSIRPATLRAPSWITQSPAEIEELVIKYSKDGLTPSQIGIKLRDQHSIPLIKPITKKTVGEILEENDLKSEMPEDLENIVKKAVGLQKHLKNNKGDRRNVRSLELIEAKVHRLSVYYKRIGRIPATWKYKSVVAQLE; encoded by the coding sequence ATGGGAAGAATGCATACACACAGACATGGAAAGTCACATTCCATTAGACCAGCTACTCTTCGTGCACCTTCATGGATCACACAAAGTCCTGCAGAAATTGAAGAACTAGTTATCAAATATTCCAAAGATGGACTAACTCCTAGTCAAATTGGAATTAAGTTAAGAGACCAACATTCAATCCCACTAATCAAACCAATTACAAAAAAGACAGTTGGAGAGATTTTAGAAGAAAATGATTTGAAATCAGAAATGCCTGAAGACTTGGAAAACATTGTCAAAAAGGCAGTAGGTCTTCAAAAACATCTCAAAAACAACAAAGGAGACAGAAGAAATGTTAGATCTTTGGAACTAATCGAAGCCAAAGTTCACAGATTATCAGTCTACTACAAAAGAATTGGCAGAATTCCAGCAACTTGGAAATATAAATCAGTAGTAGCTCAATTAGAGTAA
- a CDS encoding methane monooxygenase/ammonia monooxygenase subunit B — protein MVEKKIFVFGLAVVLALGTLGFNWVETILPTADAHGVQAQLQSRFIRIEDETFNRQSLQTGETLTLQGTLVSLVERDLRGWISIFSESTNAGNRWEMLSRDPPGNVFDIPGNAVVEYSLSAKALEAGVYHVHTQLNVAKVGPGLGPGQTVVVEGEPIIKPIPYTNIAYQSIMIGVGYVITFATRPWQVI, from the coding sequence ATGGTCGAAAAAAAGATTTTCGTATTCGGACTAGCTGTCGTACTTGCACTAGGAACCTTAGGTTTCAACTGGGTTGAGACTATTCTTCCAACTGCAGATGCACACGGTGTCCAAGCACAACTCCAGAGTCGTTTCATCAGAATTGAAGATGAAACCTTTAACAGACAATCCCTGCAAACTGGCGAAACCTTGACACTTCAAGGAACATTAGTCAGTCTTGTAGAAAGAGACCTTAGAGGATGGATTTCCATTTTCTCAGAGTCTACTAACGCAGGTAACAGATGGGAGATGCTCTCAAGAGATCCTCCAGGAAACGTCTTTGACATTCCAGGAAACGCTGTTGTAGAATATTCACTATCTGCTAAAGCACTTGAAGCAGGTGTATACCACGTACACACCCAACTCAATGTAGCCAAAGTTGGTCCAGGACTTGGTCCAGGACAAACAGTTGTCGTTGAAGGAGAACCAATTATCAAACCAATCCCATATACCAACATCGCATATCAATCAATTATGATTGGCGTTGGATATGTCATTACGTTTGCAACACGACCCTGGCAAGTAATCTAA